The following coding sequences are from one Halictus rubicundus isolate RS-2024b chromosome 11, iyHalRubi1_principal, whole genome shotgun sequence window:
- the LOC143358507 gene encoding sorting nexin-13 isoform X4 has translation MRGCLSENSKMNVPLYGLFGVVTALFVYLVGIGTITKLFICLLALILGTITCVFRTYGPNLDEVISSEREDLNKKTEKFRQYILELSKEKVNLTLDKRITGSRIIDDSLQEILDFVIRDYVEPWYSIVTDDEEFIYSVRDTAQKIAINIANRVKGVDWIPYLTTRLVDDAASHVRLYRQARARMKQIRTRKLQKGSASSSTSGGTPKKTPTHRRNKSETDVSWYSQSKFYIPNLSSLTEPIETEEEKEDESLEKIFFDLEVQMENNLICRDLVCTNTTQELEFLGEISEILLYLVLPKGDFDCLTVRFILRELLVNVIIRPLLDLFSDPDYINQVCLWLCVKEAGLPSDVFLTVIRVTDSLDELTATKNIVCKEIAHLRSKDSGGEDDLSVKQQLNSLLYVKKLLETRIIGMQEGLETESDGMGARQEWNRLLMPGQKLVNLPLDELLKNNIALSYFIDYMTSINAESYLYFYLNIYGWRVSAEQQISDIELQKLHAAQQAGASFTGSTKRKNMDLENLKEAATKIFQQYLSDKASPKLQLDDGLVKMLVHRIRSEFVKETWFDELRLCCYEKLKNEDRFLPGFKRSVAYVRLLAELDLLKDPTSEEDSKSLDSISLSSTNNELETLDEMSEMYKSEESKPTDFSDSKLRSGSSTSLASMADANEAKPLDEVDAEVAFRAAKNMKRAASIDADHHVAEGKDLSFFFESNADQFVKLDENAYDRNAIRKLQQCRFVITARIIETGIVNDRGKTYGIYAVAVTKNYDSGYQEKWHIYRRYSDFHDLYQKIKEKYYDLAKIPFPAKKAFHNMERTVLERRMLMLNAWLHQLTKPAVVDGHMGLQNLLLNFLEQGDYDKGVTGGHISRTIDSLMNPLKTSMKSVTQAVKTMPDNMLNTVDGVMDNISKFFGNPKKPSGFYESTKVGAGLDTEVRWRQDRRQYSVAYNIAADGRDLRLEGEESMAQTTDCHPAEADHSNHVRGHSEPSDSGVCLPVN, from the exons ATGCGCGGCTGTTTGTCCGAGAATTCAAAG ATGAATGTTCCACTTTACGGACTTTTTGGAGTTGTGACAGCTCTGTTTGTATATCTGGTTGGGATTGGTACGATCACTAAGCTGTTCATTTGCCTGCTAGCCTTAATTTTAGG AACCATTACATGCGTGTTTAGAACCTACGGTCCGAATCTCGACGAAGTGATTTCCTCCGAAAGGGAAGATTTAAACAAGAAGACTGAAAAGTTTCGGCAG tatattctagaattatcAAAGGAGAAGGTGAATCTAACGTTAGATAAAAGAATCACCGGTAGCCGTATTATCGATGACTCCCTGCAA GAAATATTAGATTTCGTGATCAGAGATTACGTGGAACCATGGTACAGTATAGTCACCGACGACGAGGAGTTCATATATTCTGTCCGGGACACTGCTCAAAAGATAGCCATCAATATAGCCAATCG AGTGAAAGGCGTCGATTGGATACCTTACTTAACGACTCGCCTCGTCGACGACGCGGCCTCCCACGTTAGGCTGTATCGACAGGCAAGGGCGAGGATGAAGCAGATACGAACCAGGAAACTGCAAAAAGGTAGTGCAAGCTCTAGCACGTCAGGCGGGACCCCGAAGAAAACACCGACGCACAGACGGAACAAAAGTGAGACGGATGTGTCCTGGTATTCGCAGTCAAAGTTCTACATTCCAAATTTATCCTCGCTGACCGAACCGATCGAGaccgaagaagaaaaagaggacgAGTCCCTCGAGAAGATATTCTTCGACCTAGAAGTACAGATGGAGAATAATCTGATCTGCAGGGATCTCGTCTGCACCAACACCACCCAAGAGTTAGAGTTCCTGGGGGAGATATCCGAGATCCTGTTGTACTTGGTACTACCAAAGGGAGACTTTGATTGCCTTACCGTCAGGTTTATATTAAGAGAGTTGTTGGTAAACGTGATTATCAGACCGCTCTTGGATTTATTCTCTGACCCTGATTACATTAATCAGGTGTGTCTATGGCTG TGCGTTAAGGAGGCAGGCTTACCGAGTGACGTGTTTCTAACGGTGATCAGAGTGACTGATAGTTTGGACGAGCTGACTGCGACGAAGAACATAGTGTGCAAGGAGATCGCTCATTTGCGATCAAAGGACTCTGGCGGCGAGGATGATTTATCCGTGAAGCAACAGCTGAACAGTCTACTGTACGTGAAAAAGCTCTTGGAGACTAGGATCATCGGCATGCAAGAAGGTTTGGAGACGGAGAGCGACGGAATGGGAGCTAGACAGGAGTGGAACAGGCTGCTGATGCCAGGTCAGAAGCTGGTGAACCTGCCGTTGGACGAGTTGCTGAAGAACAACATAGCCCTGAGCTATTTCATCGACTACATGACTTCCATAAACGCAGAATCGTACTTGTACTTCTACTTGAACATCTACGGGTGGAGGGTGTCCGCCGAGCAACAGATATCCGACATAGAGTTGCAGAAGCTGCACGCAGCTCAACAGGCGGGTGCAAGTTTCACGGGGTCGACGAAGCGAAAGAACATGGACCTGGAGAACCTGAAGGAGGCAGCTACGAAGATTTTCCAGCAATACCTAAGCGACAAGGCGTCGCCGAAGTTACAGCTGGACGATGGTTTGGTAAAGATGCTGGTGCACAGAATTCGAAGCGAGTTTGTCAAGGAGACGTGGTTCGACGAGCTGAGGCTCTGCTGCTACGAGAAGCTGAAGAACGAGGACCGGTTTCTGCCGGGCTTCAAGAGATCGGTCGCGTACGTTCGTCTGCTCGCTGAACTAGATCTGCTGAAGGACCCAACTTCGGAGGAGGACTCGAAATCTCTTGACAGTATCAGTTTGTCGAGTACGAACAACGAGTTGGAGACTCTGGACGAGATGTCGGAGATGTACAAATCCGAGGAATCAAAGCCGACCGATTTCAGCGACAGCAAATTGAGGTCTGGCTCGTCGACCAGTCTGGCTAGCATGGCGGATGCGAACGAGGCGAAACCGCTGGACGAGGTTGACGCGGAAGTCGCCTTCAGAGCTGCGAAGAACATGAAGAGGGCAGCTAGCATCGACGCTGACCACCACGTGGCCGAGGGTAAGGACCTCTCGTTCTTTTTCGAGTCGAACGCGGATCAGTTCGTCAAGCTCGACGAGAACGCATACGACCGGAACGCGATCAGGAAGCTGCAGCAATGTCGGTTCGTGATCACTGCCAGGATCATCGAGACCGGGATCGTGAACGACCGGGGGAAAACTTATGGAATCTACGCGGTGGCCGTGACCAAGAACTATGATTCGGGGTACCAGGAGAAGTGGCACATCTATAGGAGGTACTCGGACTTTCACGATCTGTACCAGAAGATCAAGGAGAAGTACTATGATCTGGCCAAGATACCTTTCCCGGCGAAGAAGGCGTTTCACAATATGGAGAGGACCGTTTTGGAGAGAAGGATGCTAATGCTGAACGCCTGGCTGCACCAGCTGACCAAACCAGCGGTGGTCGACGGTCATATGGGTCTTCAGAATCTGTTGTTGAACTTCTTGGAGCAGGGGGATTATGACAAAGGGGTCACTGGCGGACATATATCCAGAACG ATAGACAGTCTGATGAACCCTCTGAAGACGTCCATGAAGTCCGTGACCCAAGCAGTGAAGACCATGCCGGATAACATGTTGAACACGGTGGACGGCGTGATGGACAACATCAGTAAATTCTTTGGGAACCCGAAGAAGCCCAGCGGCTTTTACGAGAGCACCAAAGTCGGCGCTGGTCTTGACACAGAGGTACGATGGAGACA AGACCGACGACAATATTCCGTTGCGTATAATATTGCTGCTGATGGACGAGATCTTCGACTTGAAGGTGAGGAATCAATGGCTCAGACGACGGATTGTCACCCTGCTGAGGCAGATCATTCGAACCATGTTCGGGGACATAGTGAACCGTCGGATAGTGGAGTATGTCTCCCTGTTAACTAG
- the LOC143358507 gene encoding sorting nexin-13 isoform X1, with protein sequence MRGCLSENSKMNVPLYGLFGVVTALFVYLVGIGTITKLFICLLALILGTITCVFRTYGPNLDEVISSEREDLNKKTEKFRQYILELSKEKVNLTLDKRITGSRIIDDSLQEILDFVIRDYVEPWYSIVTDDEEFIYSVRDTAQKIAINIANRVKGVDWIPYLTTRLVDDAASHVRLYRQARARMKQIRTRKLQKGSASSSTSGGTPKKTPTHRRNKSETDVSWYSQSKFYIPNLSSLTEPIETEEEKEDESLEKIFFDLEVQMENNLICRDLVCTNTTQELEFLGEISEILLYLVLPKGDFDCLTVRFILRELLVNVIIRPLLDLFSDPDYINQVCLWLCVKEAGLPSDVFLTVIRVTDSLDELTATKNIVCKEIAHLRSKDSGGEDDLSVKQQLNSLLYVKKLLETRIIGMQEGLETESDGMGARQEWNRLLMPGQKLVNLPLDELLKNNIALSYFIDYMTSINAESYLYFYLNIYGWRVSAEQQISDIELQKLHAAQQAGASFTGSTKRKNMDLENLKEAATKIFQQYLSDKASPKLQLDDGLVKMLVHRIRSEFVKETWFDELRLCCYEKLKNEDRFLPGFKRSVAYVRLLAELDLLKDPTSEEDSKSLDSISLSSTNNELETLDEMSEMYKSEESKPTDFSDSKLRSGSSTSLASMADANEAKPLDEVDAEVAFRAAKNMKRAASIDADHHVAEGKDLSFFFESNADQFVKLDENAYDRNAIRKLQQCRFVITARIIETGIVNDRGKTYGIYAVAVTKNYDSGYQEKWHIYRRYSDFHDLYQKIKEKYYDLAKIPFPAKKAFHNMERTVLERRMLMLNAWLHQLTKPAVVDGHMGLQNLLLNFLEQGDYDKGVTGGHISRTVSTENEELFSQDGTGSSMFSLLQIDSLMNPLKTSMKSVTQAVKTMPDNMLNTVDGVMDNISKFFGNPKKPSGFYESTKVGAGLDTETDDNIPLRIILLLMDEIFDLKVRNQWLRRRIVTLLRQIIRTMFGDIVNRRIVEYVSLLTSPAKVAGYLKLFKNSFWPNGVKAEKKPPRDSETKDRTRVAAKVALLSCLSDELKHIIGSDTTRRGLLRVFELFQRPVLNRRLLYVLLEGIVETLFPENNLVEIFRKLYAVSPRVQNRVHAKKS encoded by the exons ATGCGCGGCTGTTTGTCCGAGAATTCAAAG ATGAATGTTCCACTTTACGGACTTTTTGGAGTTGTGACAGCTCTGTTTGTATATCTGGTTGGGATTGGTACGATCACTAAGCTGTTCATTTGCCTGCTAGCCTTAATTTTAGG AACCATTACATGCGTGTTTAGAACCTACGGTCCGAATCTCGACGAAGTGATTTCCTCCGAAAGGGAAGATTTAAACAAGAAGACTGAAAAGTTTCGGCAG tatattctagaattatcAAAGGAGAAGGTGAATCTAACGTTAGATAAAAGAATCACCGGTAGCCGTATTATCGATGACTCCCTGCAA GAAATATTAGATTTCGTGATCAGAGATTACGTGGAACCATGGTACAGTATAGTCACCGACGACGAGGAGTTCATATATTCTGTCCGGGACACTGCTCAAAAGATAGCCATCAATATAGCCAATCG AGTGAAAGGCGTCGATTGGATACCTTACTTAACGACTCGCCTCGTCGACGACGCGGCCTCCCACGTTAGGCTGTATCGACAGGCAAGGGCGAGGATGAAGCAGATACGAACCAGGAAACTGCAAAAAGGTAGTGCAAGCTCTAGCACGTCAGGCGGGACCCCGAAGAAAACACCGACGCACAGACGGAACAAAAGTGAGACGGATGTGTCCTGGTATTCGCAGTCAAAGTTCTACATTCCAAATTTATCCTCGCTGACCGAACCGATCGAGaccgaagaagaaaaagaggacgAGTCCCTCGAGAAGATATTCTTCGACCTAGAAGTACAGATGGAGAATAATCTGATCTGCAGGGATCTCGTCTGCACCAACACCACCCAAGAGTTAGAGTTCCTGGGGGAGATATCCGAGATCCTGTTGTACTTGGTACTACCAAAGGGAGACTTTGATTGCCTTACCGTCAGGTTTATATTAAGAGAGTTGTTGGTAAACGTGATTATCAGACCGCTCTTGGATTTATTCTCTGACCCTGATTACATTAATCAGGTGTGTCTATGGCTG TGCGTTAAGGAGGCAGGCTTACCGAGTGACGTGTTTCTAACGGTGATCAGAGTGACTGATAGTTTGGACGAGCTGACTGCGACGAAGAACATAGTGTGCAAGGAGATCGCTCATTTGCGATCAAAGGACTCTGGCGGCGAGGATGATTTATCCGTGAAGCAACAGCTGAACAGTCTACTGTACGTGAAAAAGCTCTTGGAGACTAGGATCATCGGCATGCAAGAAGGTTTGGAGACGGAGAGCGACGGAATGGGAGCTAGACAGGAGTGGAACAGGCTGCTGATGCCAGGTCAGAAGCTGGTGAACCTGCCGTTGGACGAGTTGCTGAAGAACAACATAGCCCTGAGCTATTTCATCGACTACATGACTTCCATAAACGCAGAATCGTACTTGTACTTCTACTTGAACATCTACGGGTGGAGGGTGTCCGCCGAGCAACAGATATCCGACATAGAGTTGCAGAAGCTGCACGCAGCTCAACAGGCGGGTGCAAGTTTCACGGGGTCGACGAAGCGAAAGAACATGGACCTGGAGAACCTGAAGGAGGCAGCTACGAAGATTTTCCAGCAATACCTAAGCGACAAGGCGTCGCCGAAGTTACAGCTGGACGATGGTTTGGTAAAGATGCTGGTGCACAGAATTCGAAGCGAGTTTGTCAAGGAGACGTGGTTCGACGAGCTGAGGCTCTGCTGCTACGAGAAGCTGAAGAACGAGGACCGGTTTCTGCCGGGCTTCAAGAGATCGGTCGCGTACGTTCGTCTGCTCGCTGAACTAGATCTGCTGAAGGACCCAACTTCGGAGGAGGACTCGAAATCTCTTGACAGTATCAGTTTGTCGAGTACGAACAACGAGTTGGAGACTCTGGACGAGATGTCGGAGATGTACAAATCCGAGGAATCAAAGCCGACCGATTTCAGCGACAGCAAATTGAGGTCTGGCTCGTCGACCAGTCTGGCTAGCATGGCGGATGCGAACGAGGCGAAACCGCTGGACGAGGTTGACGCGGAAGTCGCCTTCAGAGCTGCGAAGAACATGAAGAGGGCAGCTAGCATCGACGCTGACCACCACGTGGCCGAGGGTAAGGACCTCTCGTTCTTTTTCGAGTCGAACGCGGATCAGTTCGTCAAGCTCGACGAGAACGCATACGACCGGAACGCGATCAGGAAGCTGCAGCAATGTCGGTTCGTGATCACTGCCAGGATCATCGAGACCGGGATCGTGAACGACCGGGGGAAAACTTATGGAATCTACGCGGTGGCCGTGACCAAGAACTATGATTCGGGGTACCAGGAGAAGTGGCACATCTATAGGAGGTACTCGGACTTTCACGATCTGTACCAGAAGATCAAGGAGAAGTACTATGATCTGGCCAAGATACCTTTCCCGGCGAAGAAGGCGTTTCACAATATGGAGAGGACCGTTTTGGAGAGAAGGATGCTAATGCTGAACGCCTGGCTGCACCAGCTGACCAAACCAGCGGTGGTCGACGGTCATATGGGTCTTCAGAATCTGTTGTTGAACTTCTTGGAGCAGGGGGATTATGACAAAGGGGTCACTGGCGGACATATATCCAGAACGGTAAGTACGGAGAACGAGGAATTGTTTTCGCAAGATGGGACAGGGTCCTCGATGTTTTCTTTACTGCAGATAGACAGTCTGATGAACCCTCTGAAGACGTCCATGAAGTCCGTGACCCAAGCAGTGAAGACCATGCCGGATAACATGTTGAACACGGTGGACGGCGTGATGGACAACATCAGTAAATTCTTTGGGAACCCGAAGAAGCCCAGCGGCTTTTACGAGAGCACCAAAGTCGGCGCTGGTCTTGACACAGAG ACCGACGACAATATTCCGTTGCGTATAATATTGCTGCTGATGGACGAGATCTTCGACTTGAAGGTGAGGAATCAATGGCTCAGACGACGGATTGTCACCCTGCTGAGGCAGATCATTCGAACCATGTTCGGGGACATAGTGAACCGTCGGATAGTGGAGTATGTCTCCCTGTTAACTAGTCCAGCCAAAGTCGCAGGGTACTTGAAGCTGTTCAA GAACAGCTTTTGGCCCAACGGCGTGAAGGCTGAGAAGAAACCACCGCGTGACTCGGAGACGAAGGATAGGACTAGAGTGGCAGCGAAAGTCGCTCTACTGTCTTGCCTCTCCGACGAGCTGAAACATATCATAGGTAGCGACACGACCAGACGTGGTCTTCTCAGAGTATTCGAATTGTTCCAGCGACCGGTGCTGAACAGACGGTTGTTGTACGTGCTGCTGGAGGGAATCGTCGAGACGCTGTTTCCGGAGAACAATCTGGTAGAGATTTTTCGGAAACTGTACGCGGTTTCGCCGAGGGTGCAGAACAGGGTGCACGCGAAAAAGTCTTAA
- the LOC143358507 gene encoding sorting nexin-13 isoform X3 codes for MRGCLSENSKMNVPLYGLFGVVTALFVYLVGIGTITKLFICLLALILGTITCVFRTYGPNLDEVISSEREDLNKKTEKFRQYILELSKEKVNLTLDKRITGSRIIDDSLQEILDFVIRDYVEPWYSIVTDDEEFIYSVRDTAQKIAINIANRVKGVDWIPYLTTRLVDDAASHVRLYRQARARMKQIRTRKLQKGSASSSTSGGTPKKTPTHRRNKSETDVSWYSQSKFYIPNLSSLTEPIETEEEKEDESLEKIFFDLEVQMENNLICRDLVCTNTTQELEFLGEISEILLYLVLPKGDFDCLTVRFILRELLVNVIIRPLLDLFSDPDYINQVCLWLCVKEAGLPSDVFLTVIRVTDSLDELTATKNIVCKEIAHLRSKDSGGEDDLSVKQQLNSLLYVKKLLETRIIGMQEGLETESDGMGARQEWNRLLMPGQKLVNLPLDELLKNNIALSYFIDYMTSINAESYLYFYLNIYGWRVSAEQQISDIELQKLHAAQQAGASFTGSTKRKNMDLENLKEAATKIFQQYLSDKASPKLQLDDGLVKMLVHRIRSEFVKETWFDELRLCCYEKLKNEDRFLPGFKRSVAYVRLLAELDLLKDPTSEEDSKSLDSISLSSTNNELETLDEMSEMYKSEESKPTDFSDSKLRSGSSTSLASMADANEAKPLDEVDAEVAFRAAKNMKRAASIDADHHVAEGKDLSFFFESNADQFVKLDENAYDRNAIRKLQQCRFVITARIIETGIVNDRGKTYGIYAVAVTKNYDSGYQEKWHIYRRYSDFHDLYQKIKEKYYDLAKIPFPAKKAFHNMERTVLERRMLMLNAWLHQLTKPAVVDGHMGLQNLLLNFLEQGDYDKGVTGGHISRTIDSLMNPLKTSMKSVTQAVKTMPDNMLNTVDGVMDNISKFFGNPKKPSGFYESTKVGAGLDTETDDNIPLRIILLLMDEIFDLKVRNQWLRRRIVTLLRQIIRTMFGDIVNRRIVEYVSLLTSPAKVAGYLKLFKNSFWPNGVKAEKKPPRDSETKDRTRVAAKVALLSCLSDELKHIIGSDTTRRGLLRVFELFQRPVLNRRLLYVLLEGIVETLFPENNLVEIFRKLYAVSPRVQNRVHAKKS; via the exons ATGCGCGGCTGTTTGTCCGAGAATTCAAAG ATGAATGTTCCACTTTACGGACTTTTTGGAGTTGTGACAGCTCTGTTTGTATATCTGGTTGGGATTGGTACGATCACTAAGCTGTTCATTTGCCTGCTAGCCTTAATTTTAGG AACCATTACATGCGTGTTTAGAACCTACGGTCCGAATCTCGACGAAGTGATTTCCTCCGAAAGGGAAGATTTAAACAAGAAGACTGAAAAGTTTCGGCAG tatattctagaattatcAAAGGAGAAGGTGAATCTAACGTTAGATAAAAGAATCACCGGTAGCCGTATTATCGATGACTCCCTGCAA GAAATATTAGATTTCGTGATCAGAGATTACGTGGAACCATGGTACAGTATAGTCACCGACGACGAGGAGTTCATATATTCTGTCCGGGACACTGCTCAAAAGATAGCCATCAATATAGCCAATCG AGTGAAAGGCGTCGATTGGATACCTTACTTAACGACTCGCCTCGTCGACGACGCGGCCTCCCACGTTAGGCTGTATCGACAGGCAAGGGCGAGGATGAAGCAGATACGAACCAGGAAACTGCAAAAAGGTAGTGCAAGCTCTAGCACGTCAGGCGGGACCCCGAAGAAAACACCGACGCACAGACGGAACAAAAGTGAGACGGATGTGTCCTGGTATTCGCAGTCAAAGTTCTACATTCCAAATTTATCCTCGCTGACCGAACCGATCGAGaccgaagaagaaaaagaggacgAGTCCCTCGAGAAGATATTCTTCGACCTAGAAGTACAGATGGAGAATAATCTGATCTGCAGGGATCTCGTCTGCACCAACACCACCCAAGAGTTAGAGTTCCTGGGGGAGATATCCGAGATCCTGTTGTACTTGGTACTACCAAAGGGAGACTTTGATTGCCTTACCGTCAGGTTTATATTAAGAGAGTTGTTGGTAAACGTGATTATCAGACCGCTCTTGGATTTATTCTCTGACCCTGATTACATTAATCAGGTGTGTCTATGGCTG TGCGTTAAGGAGGCAGGCTTACCGAGTGACGTGTTTCTAACGGTGATCAGAGTGACTGATAGTTTGGACGAGCTGACTGCGACGAAGAACATAGTGTGCAAGGAGATCGCTCATTTGCGATCAAAGGACTCTGGCGGCGAGGATGATTTATCCGTGAAGCAACAGCTGAACAGTCTACTGTACGTGAAAAAGCTCTTGGAGACTAGGATCATCGGCATGCAAGAAGGTTTGGAGACGGAGAGCGACGGAATGGGAGCTAGACAGGAGTGGAACAGGCTGCTGATGCCAGGTCAGAAGCTGGTGAACCTGCCGTTGGACGAGTTGCTGAAGAACAACATAGCCCTGAGCTATTTCATCGACTACATGACTTCCATAAACGCAGAATCGTACTTGTACTTCTACTTGAACATCTACGGGTGGAGGGTGTCCGCCGAGCAACAGATATCCGACATAGAGTTGCAGAAGCTGCACGCAGCTCAACAGGCGGGTGCAAGTTTCACGGGGTCGACGAAGCGAAAGAACATGGACCTGGAGAACCTGAAGGAGGCAGCTACGAAGATTTTCCAGCAATACCTAAGCGACAAGGCGTCGCCGAAGTTACAGCTGGACGATGGTTTGGTAAAGATGCTGGTGCACAGAATTCGAAGCGAGTTTGTCAAGGAGACGTGGTTCGACGAGCTGAGGCTCTGCTGCTACGAGAAGCTGAAGAACGAGGACCGGTTTCTGCCGGGCTTCAAGAGATCGGTCGCGTACGTTCGTCTGCTCGCTGAACTAGATCTGCTGAAGGACCCAACTTCGGAGGAGGACTCGAAATCTCTTGACAGTATCAGTTTGTCGAGTACGAACAACGAGTTGGAGACTCTGGACGAGATGTCGGAGATGTACAAATCCGAGGAATCAAAGCCGACCGATTTCAGCGACAGCAAATTGAGGTCTGGCTCGTCGACCAGTCTGGCTAGCATGGCGGATGCGAACGAGGCGAAACCGCTGGACGAGGTTGACGCGGAAGTCGCCTTCAGAGCTGCGAAGAACATGAAGAGGGCAGCTAGCATCGACGCTGACCACCACGTGGCCGAGGGTAAGGACCTCTCGTTCTTTTTCGAGTCGAACGCGGATCAGTTCGTCAAGCTCGACGAGAACGCATACGACCGGAACGCGATCAGGAAGCTGCAGCAATGTCGGTTCGTGATCACTGCCAGGATCATCGAGACCGGGATCGTGAACGACCGGGGGAAAACTTATGGAATCTACGCGGTGGCCGTGACCAAGAACTATGATTCGGGGTACCAGGAGAAGTGGCACATCTATAGGAGGTACTCGGACTTTCACGATCTGTACCAGAAGATCAAGGAGAAGTACTATGATCTGGCCAAGATACCTTTCCCGGCGAAGAAGGCGTTTCACAATATGGAGAGGACCGTTTTGGAGAGAAGGATGCTAATGCTGAACGCCTGGCTGCACCAGCTGACCAAACCAGCGGTGGTCGACGGTCATATGGGTCTTCAGAATCTGTTGTTGAACTTCTTGGAGCAGGGGGATTATGACAAAGGGGTCACTGGCGGACATATATCCAGAACG ATAGACAGTCTGATGAACCCTCTGAAGACGTCCATGAAGTCCGTGACCCAAGCAGTGAAGACCATGCCGGATAACATGTTGAACACGGTGGACGGCGTGATGGACAACATCAGTAAATTCTTTGGGAACCCGAAGAAGCCCAGCGGCTTTTACGAGAGCACCAAAGTCGGCGCTGGTCTTGACACAGAG ACCGACGACAATATTCCGTTGCGTATAATATTGCTGCTGATGGACGAGATCTTCGACTTGAAGGTGAGGAATCAATGGCTCAGACGACGGATTGTCACCCTGCTGAGGCAGATCATTCGAACCATGTTCGGGGACATAGTGAACCGTCGGATAGTGGAGTATGTCTCCCTGTTAACTAGTCCAGCCAAAGTCGCAGGGTACTTGAAGCTGTTCAA GAACAGCTTTTGGCCCAACGGCGTGAAGGCTGAGAAGAAACCACCGCGTGACTCGGAGACGAAGGATAGGACTAGAGTGGCAGCGAAAGTCGCTCTACTGTCTTGCCTCTCCGACGAGCTGAAACATATCATAGGTAGCGACACGACCAGACGTGGTCTTCTCAGAGTATTCGAATTGTTCCAGCGACCGGTGCTGAACAGACGGTTGTTGTACGTGCTGCTGGAGGGAATCGTCGAGACGCTGTTTCCGGAGAACAATCTGGTAGAGATTTTTCGGAAACTGTACGCGGTTTCGCCGAGGGTGCAGAACAGGGTGCACGCGAAAAAGTCTTAA